The Gemmatimonas sp. UBA7669 sequence CACCGGTGGCGTGAAGGTCGTCGACCCGTCGCACCATCTCTTCACCATCACGTCCGACCGCGATATCTCGGTCGAACTCTACGTGAACAAGGGACGTGGCTACGTCGAGAGCGATTCCCACCCGTCCGACAAGAACTTGCCGGTCGACGTGGTGCGCATCGATGCCATCTACAACCCGGTTCGTCGGGCCAACTTCACCGTCGCGGATACTCGCGTCGGGCAGCGCACCGACTACGACCGGCTCACGCTCACCGTCGAAACCAACGGCACGATGTCGCCCGAGGAGGCAGTGAGCTACGCGGCCGCGCTGGCCCAGACCCACTTCCAGTACTTTGTGGGCTTCGGGTCTTCCGCGTCTGCGCAGCCCGGCATGCTGGGTGACGGCGCCAACTCGGACGCCATCCGCCTCGCTGAGCTGTTCCGCACGCCGATCGACGATCTCGAACTCTCGGTTCGCTCGGTCAACTCCCTGAAGAACTCCAACATCCGCTCGCTCGGCGATCTGGTTCGCCAGACCGAGGCGCAGATCCTCCAGGTCAAGAACTTCGGCAAGAAGTCCCTGCAGGAAATCGCCGCGCTGCTCGAGAAGGAAGGGCTCAACTTCGGCATGCGCTACGAGGAGTCCACGGACGGTGTCCGTATCCTCGACATGGGCACTCCGCCCAGCCGCGCTGCCGAGAACGCGCCCGACGACGACGAAGACGAGGATTGATCTCCCATGCGCC is a genomic window containing:
- a CDS encoding DNA-directed RNA polymerase subunit alpha encodes the protein MTFSPDLFMATIDLSGLVRPQLVEATKREDNPNLAEFRLQPLERGFGHTLGNAMRRLLLSSLRGSAVWAFRIDGVVHEHQTIEGVVEDVHQIIGNLKTLTLSLPDEVEQTVLRIAKSGPGAVTAGDIVATGGVKVVDPSHHLFTITSDRDISVELYVNKGRGYVESDSHPSDKNLPVDVVRIDAIYNPVRRANFTVADTRVGQRTDYDRLTLTVETNGTMSPEEAVSYAAALAQTHFQYFVGFGSSASAQPGMLGDGANSDAIRLAELFRTPIDDLELSVRSVNSLKNSNIRSLGDLVRQTEAQILQVKNFGKKSLQEIAALLEKEGLNFGMRYEESTDGVRILDMGTPPSRAAENAPDDDEDED